Proteins from a single region of Fibrobacter sp. UWB5:
- the mqnE gene encoding aminofutalosine synthase MqnE: MARLTEAEALDLFLNAPLDELCARANAEKERRHGKSVYWVNNRQINYTNVCVLHCKFCAFSKIKKDSPTAYDWDYDTIRNKAAEAIAGGARELHIVGGLHPDHPFDYYIEMLRKLRVEFPKVNLKAFTAVEICHFAKISGQTPLQIMSTLKEAGLDALPGGGAEILVQDVRDQICPGKETGEEWLDVHRAAHKIGIPTNATMLFGHIEKIEDRIAHMKMLRDLQDEAPGFFAFIPLVYHPEHNALHKIVPNITSEEDILRTVAVARLFLDNFPHIKAYWIQMGIETAMKALHAGASDLDGTIIEEKITHAAGATVPVGMSPERMKSLILNEGLEPVERDALYERFS; this comes from the coding sequence ATGGCACGCCTGACCGAAGCTGAAGCTTTAGACTTATTTTTAAACGCCCCCCTCGACGAACTCTGTGCCCGCGCCAACGCCGAAAAGGAACGCAGGCACGGGAAGTCCGTGTATTGGGTGAACAACCGCCAGATCAACTACACCAACGTGTGCGTGTTGCACTGCAAGTTCTGCGCATTTTCGAAAATCAAGAAGGATAGCCCCACCGCCTACGACTGGGATTACGACACCATTCGTAACAAGGCCGCCGAAGCGATTGCTGGCGGCGCCCGCGAATTGCACATTGTAGGCGGCTTGCATCCGGACCATCCGTTCGATTACTACATCGAGATGTTGCGCAAGTTGCGTGTGGAATTTCCGAAGGTGAACTTGAAGGCGTTTACCGCCGTGGAAATTTGCCACTTCGCCAAAATTTCGGGACAGACTCCGCTGCAGATTATGAGCACGCTGAAAGAAGCGGGCCTTGACGCTCTGCCCGGTGGTGGCGCCGAAATCCTGGTGCAAGATGTTCGCGACCAAATTTGTCCGGGCAAGGAAACCGGCGAAGAATGGCTCGACGTTCACCGCGCGGCCCACAAGATTGGAATCCCGACGAATGCGACCATGCTGTTCGGCCACATCGAAAAGATTGAAGACCGCATCGCCCACATGAAGATGCTGCGCGACTTGCAGGACGAAGCTCCGGGCTTTTTCGCCTTCATTCCGCTGGTGTACCATCCGGAACACAATGCGTTGCATAAAATCGTTCCGAATATCACCAGCGAAGAAGACATTTTGCGCACGGTCGCTGTCGCAAGACTTTTCCTCGACAACTTCCCGCACATTAAGGCGTACTGGATTCAGATGGGAATCGAGACCGCGATGAAGGCGCTCCACGCCGGCGCATCGGATTTGGATGGTACGATTATCGAAGAAAAGATTACGCACGCCGCCGGCGCCACGGTTCCCGTGGGCATGAGCCCCGAGCGCATGAAGAGCCTTATCTTGAACGAAGGCTTGGAACCGGTCGAAAGAGATGCGTTGTACGAACGATTCTCTTAA